The following DNA comes from Tunturibacter psychrotolerans.
CACTCTGGCTGCTGCATGGCGATCTCGACCAGCGTGTCGATCTCAGCGCAGCTTGCTTGGAAGTCATCTCGCATGCTCGTGTGAGCCTCAACCATCAAGGTTCCAAATCGCTTCATGTCTTCGTTCAGCAGCGCCTCCCGTGCATCCAACACACGTTGATTTTCTGTGATGATGTGACGGCATCGCATGTAGCTGGGCGAAGACATCTTACTTTTGCAGGCTTCGAGATCTTCGAGAGTAGCGTCGCGGAGAAGATTGATACCCGGTAGTTCGCGCTGAAGAACGGCCTGACCGGCCTCGACTTCATCGCGGCGATCGCCATATTCGCCCGTAGCGACGGCGTGTTTCACCATCGAGTTGCAGATGACGACGCGTATGTGTTCGGGCAACGGCAGAAGGTCGAAGGTGAGGGAGCGGCAGTCAAGGAGCATCGCGCGATGTGCTACGGCGCCAGCGACGACAAACTGATCCATGATGCCGCACTTTGCGCCGACGTAGTCGTTTTCGGCTCGCCGGCAGAGAGTTGCGAGTTTTTCGAGTGGGAGCTTCGCTCCGGCGTGGTGTTGAAGAGCCATTGCTGTGGCCACCTCGACCGAGGCTGAGGAGCTTAGACCAGCGCCAAGCGGGACGTCTCCTGCGATAGTCATGCTGAAGCCATCGATAGGGATATTTTCCTGTTGGAGGGCCCACAGGACGCCGGCGGGATAGTCGGACCAGTGACCGCGCGGGGTGGGCTTTAGAGAGGCTATTTCGAAGGTGGCTTCCTCTTTGTAGTTTGCTGAGTAAAAGATGGCGAGTCCGTCGTGCCTGGGGCCGATGACCGCGATGGTATGGAAGCCTATCGCCATGGGCATGACCAGGCCGCCGGTGTAGTCGGTGTGTTCACCGATGAGATTGACTCGGGCTGGCGCGGCGGATGCGTGCCCCTGCTGACCAAACTGCTGCTGATGAATCTGGAGCGTCTGCTCCTCTTCCACTTTCATTCACGGATCCCGTATTCCTGAACCATCATACGATTATTCTTCGCGGAGAACTTCCAACGGCTTTCGGCCAAGGATTCGGTGGCTTGCCACCCAGCCGGTTGCAACCGTCAGGACTGCTGTTCCGAGGAGGGCGCCGAGAGTCCACAGCCATTGGAAGTGGTAGGCGACGGTGAGTTTGTTGAGCAGGACTCGCGCGATGATGTTTGCGAAGAGAATGCCGACGGCTCCTGCAACCAGGCCGAGTACTGCGAATTCGATGGAGAAGACGGTGGCGATGCGGGCGCGTGTGGCGCCTAGGGTTTTGAGGACAACGACTTCCCGGATGCGGCGGTAGCGAGTTCCGGCGATCGAGCTGGCGAGAATGATGATGCCGGCGAAAATGGAAAATGCAGCGAGAAACTGAATGACGTAGGTGATCTGCATGACTACGGCTCTTACGGTTTCGAGCGCCTGGGCGACGTTGATTACCGTGACGGTCGGGAAGAAGTGGTAGAGAGCGCGCTGGAGATCGCCAACGTGGCTGGGGTCGGCATGGACGCCGCCGTACCAGACGACCGGCAGGCCAGCGAGTGCGGGCTGTGGCAGGATGAACTCCGCGCGCGAGTAGGCATGCTGGCCGTCGGATTTTGTGAGAGCCACGACGGTGGCGACGAACTGCGTGTCCTGTGCGGCGAAGGTGATGTGTGAACCTACCTGGACTCCGAGCCGGTCGGCCTGACGTTTTTCGATGGCGACGACTGGGCGTTTTTCATCGATAGACCACCAGTTCCCTTCTACCGTTTTGGTTCCTGGAGGAGAGGTTGCGGACCAGGTGAGGCTGATGGAGCGGAGCATTCGCTTGGGGAAGTTCTTCAGCTTTGCCTCATTTGCCGGGACGCCGTCGATTTCGACGATGCGGGATGAGACGACGGGAAGGAGCTCTGGTGGCGCAGTGACGCTTGGTTGCGACTTGAGCAGTGCTCGGATTCCGGCGACTTCGTCGTTGGTGATATCGATGAGGAAGACGTTGGGGAGGTTGGGGGCGGCGGAGACGTGGAGTTCCGAGACGACTGCTTGTTGGACAAGATAGACGGTCATGATCTGCATGACGCCCAGGCCTAGTGCTGCGAGGAGAGCGGCGGAGGGGTTGCCGGGGCGGTAGAGATTGGCGAGACCGTGGCGAAGAGAGGATGGCAGATGGAGACGTGTCTTTGATAGGAAGAAGCGGAGGCCGGCGAGGACTCCTACCGAGGCCAGCAGGAGCACTGCTAGAACGGCGACGAGGCCGAATGAGAAGACTTCACCTACGACGAGCGAGTCGCTGAGTGTGGTTGCTATGGCTGCTAGTCCTGCAAGGATGAGGATTGCAGCGGCGACCTGCGCGAGATTTTTGGTGATCTTGCGCCACGCTGCGGTGACGAAGGGATCGTCGTTGTCTTCGACGGCTCGGCGAAGGATCAGGATGGGGCGGACCCCGCGAATGTCCAGCAGCGGTGGCAGGGTGAAAAGAAGTGTAGTGAGTAGACCGGCGGTCAGGCCGGTGATGACGGTGCGAGGCTGGAGATTGAACTCGGTGTCGACGTGGATGAGACGCGCCAGCAGGTGGGGGAAACTAAGCTGCACTGCGACGCCGAGAGCTACGCCTAACAGACCACCTGCGAGACCGAGGAGGAGGGTCTGGAGGAGGTAGATTTTGATGATCTGGCCGGAGCGCGCGCCGAGAGACTTCATGATTGCGATGGTGTCGAGGCGCTGTTGGAGGTGCGCCCGCATGGCCATGGCGACGCCGATCGCTCCAAGGACGAGGGCGACGAGGCTCATGAGGGAGAGCAGGCTGGTGGCGCGATCGAGGCCTTGCGTGAGCGCTGGATTGGTCTCGCGGTAGTCGATGACCTGTGCCTCGGGGAGGAGTTTTTCGAGGCGCAGCTTCAGGTCGGCTACAGCTTTGTCGGAGATGGGGGCGCCGTTGGCGGGTCTGGGGACTTTGAAGAGATACCGCTGGCCGGCGTGGCTTCCGGGGGCGAGGAGGCCGCTGGCTTCAAGGCCTTCGCGCGAGATGAGCACGCGTGGCCCTGCTGCGAAGCTTCCTGACAGGCGGTCGGGTTCGTTGACGACGACTGATGCGATTCGAAAAAACTGCGTGCCGATCTTGAGTTGATCACCTACTTTGAGGTTCAACCGCACGAGAAGATCATCAGCGACGGCGACGGTGTACGCAGTTAGTACGTTTTTTAGTTGGGCGGTTGGGGCGAGTTCTACTTGTCCGTAGAAGGGGTACATCGCGGGGTCTACGGATTTGAGCGAGACAAGCAACGGGTCGAGGGTCTTCGAGGACGACGCCATCGAGAGGAGTTCGGTGACGGGGGTGATCTCGACGCCGGTTGCGGCGATCTCGTCGAGCGCCTTCTGCTGGTCCGGGGTTGGCTGCTGAAACATCCTTGCGGAGAGATCCGCGGCCATGATCGCGCGGGCGCGATTGAGCAGAGTGCTTCGGAAGGACGAGGAGAAGCCGCGGACTCCCGTAAGCGCGGCGACACCGATCGCGACCGAGAGGATGACGAAGAAAAATTTTCCGCGGGAGGAGTGCATCTCGCGAGCAGCGATCTTCGCAGCGGAACGATAGGAGAGAGTGGCCACACTAGCCTTCGGTCAGGGCGGCTTCGCGGGTAGCGTCGGCCGGGGTGGGGTTGATTTCGTCGGCGATGATGAGCCCATCGCGCAGTGTGATTCGGCGGTTGGCGTAGGAGGCCAAGACGGGATCGTGGGTTACGAGTACGAGCGTTGTGCCTTCGGTGCGATTGAGGTTAAGAAGAAGCTCCAGCACGTGGGCGCCGTTGGTGGTGTCGAGATTTCCTGTGGGCTCGTCCGCTAGGACGATGGGAGGGCGCAGGATGAAGGCTCGTGCTAACGCTACTCGCTGTTGCTCGCCGCCGGACAACTGGACCGGATAGTGATCCATGCGTTCGGCGAGGCCGACGCTTGAGAGCAGGTCGCGTGCGCGGGGGATACCGTTTTCGTTTGTGTCGGCGTTCAACTCGTGCGGAAGGAGGACATTTTCGAGGGCCGTGAGAGTGGGGATCAGTTGATAGGACTGGAAGACGAATCCGATGGTTTTTCCGCGGACCTGGGCGAGTTTGTCCTCCGGAAGATAGCTTATCTCGGTGCCGTTGAGTCGAACACTGCCTGCGCTTGGAGTGTCGAGGCCCGCCAGCAGACCGAGGAGAGTGGATTTTCCGCTACCGCTCGAGCCCATGATGGCGGCGAACTGACCCTTTGGAACTGTGAAGTCCAGTCCTTTGAGAATGTCGACGGTTCGGGGGCCGTTGCGGATCGACTTGCGGAGGTCTTTCACAGCGATCATGGGGGTTTGGTATGTCAACTTCGGGACTCTCCTTCTTCGACAACGGTTTTGTTACTTTGTAGAGATGCGGAGAACGGCGTCTGGAATCATTTTATCGGTCTTGTCTCTTCTGGTGATGGCGCTTTCGCTGAGTGGCTGCCGAACCGAGAAGGCAACGAAGCCGGTTGAGACCATGGATTCGGGACAGACGACGGGAGATGAGGCTCCGGTTGCGATGATGCCGAACGCACAAGGCGCGGTGGCAGATAAGAGGCCGGTGATCGTTTGCTTCGGCGACAGCTTGACGGCGGGCTATGGGACTGACCTAGGGCAGAGCTATCCCGACTATCTTCAGACGGATTTGGATGCGGAAGGATATAACTACCGGGTCGTCAACGAGGGCATCAGCGGCAATACAACCAAGGATGGCGTTGAGCGTCTGGACAGAGTGCTCGCGCTGAAGCCGGCAGTGGTCGTGGTGGAGTTCGGCGGGAACGATGGGCTGCGTGGGCTGCGCATTGAAGATTCACGCACAAATCTGGATAAGATTGTTGGCACGCTCAAGGCAAGTGGTACTAAGGTAGTGCTCGCTGGAATTACTCTTCCGC
Coding sequences within:
- a CDS encoding arylesterase; this encodes MSLLVMALSLSGCRTEKATKPVETMDSGQTTGDEAPVAMMPNAQGAVADKRPVIVCFGDSLTAGYGTDLGQSYPDYLQTDLDAEGYNYRVVNEGISGNTTKDGVERLDRVLALKPAVVVVEFGGNDGLRGLRIEDSRTNLDKIVGTLKASGTKVVLAGITLPPDYGPDYIEQFTDTYAMLAAKYHVPLLPFLLKGVFGVDGMMQADRTHATSAGNQVVVKNVLPLVTPLLKK
- a CDS encoding ABC transporter permease — encoded protein: MATLSYRSAAKIAAREMHSSRGKFFFVILSVAIGVAALTGVRGFSSSFRSTLLNRARAIMAADLSARMFQQPTPDQQKALDEIAATGVEITPVTELLSMASSSKTLDPLLVSLKSVDPAMYPFYGQVELAPTAQLKNVLTAYTVAVADDLLVRLNLKVGDQLKIGTQFFRIASVVVNEPDRLSGSFAAGPRVLISREGLEASGLLAPGSHAGQRYLFKVPRPANGAPISDKAVADLKLRLEKLLPEAQVIDYRETNPALTQGLDRATSLLSLMSLVALVLGAIGVAMAMRAHLQQRLDTIAIMKSLGARSGQIIKIYLLQTLLLGLAGGLLGVALGVAVQLSFPHLLARLIHVDTEFNLQPRTVITGLTAGLLTTLLFTLPPLLDIRGVRPILILRRAVEDNDDPFVTAAWRKITKNLAQVAAAILILAGLAAIATTLSDSLVVGEVFSFGLVAVLAVLLLASVGVLAGLRFFLSKTRLHLPSSLRHGLANLYRPGNPSAALLAALGLGVMQIMTVYLVQQAVVSELHVSAAPNLPNVFLIDITNDEVAGIRALLKSQPSVTAPPELLPVVSSRIVEIDGVPANEAKLKNFPKRMLRSISLTWSATSPPGTKTVEGNWWSIDEKRPVVAIEKRQADRLGVQVGSHITFAAQDTQFVATVVALTKSDGQHAYSRAEFILPQPALAGLPVVWYGGVHADPSHVGDLQRALYHFFPTVTVINVAQALETVRAVVMQITYVIQFLAAFSIFAGIIILASSIAGTRYRRIREVVVLKTLGATRARIATVFSIEFAVLGLVAGAVGILFANIIARVLLNKLTVAYHFQWLWTLGALLGTAVLTVATGWVASHRILGRKPLEVLREE
- a CDS encoding ABC transporter ATP-binding protein, which translates into the protein MIAVKDLRKSIRNGPRTVDILKGLDFTVPKGQFAAIMGSSGSGKSTLLGLLAGLDTPSAGSVRLNGTEISYLPEDKLAQVRGKTIGFVFQSYQLIPTLTALENVLLPHELNADTNENGIPRARDLLSSVGLAERMDHYPVQLSGGEQQRVALARAFILRPPIVLADEPTGNLDTTNGAHVLELLLNLNRTEGTTLVLVTHDPVLASYANRRITLRDGLIIADEINPTPADATREAALTEG
- the galK gene encoding galactokinase, with amino-acid sequence MKVEEEQTLQIHQQQFGQQGHASAAPARVNLIGEHTDYTGGLVMPMAIGFHTIAVIGPRHDGLAIFYSANYKEEATFEIASLKPTPRGHWSDYPAGVLWALQQENIPIDGFSMTIAGDVPLGAGLSSSASVEVATAMALQHHAGAKLPLEKLATLCRRAENDYVGAKCGIMDQFVVAGAVAHRAMLLDCRSLTFDLLPLPEHIRVVICNSMVKHAVATGEYGDRRDEVEAGQAVLQRELPGINLLRDATLEDLEACKSKMSSPSYMRCRHIITENQRVLDAREALLNEDMKRFGTLMVEAHTSMRDDFQASCAEIDTLVEIAMQQPECYGSRITGGGFGGCTVNIVRADAAEQFVATLQEQYAAKTGIAAQCFVTAPSDGALALTAHGGTH